Proteins encoded by one window of Lathyrus oleraceus cultivar Zhongwan6 chromosome 1, CAAS_Psat_ZW6_1.0, whole genome shotgun sequence:
- the LOC127137781 gene encoding potassium transporter 10 isoform X2 codes for MTSELEIDAENDNKGNMWDMDQKLDQSMDEEAGKLRNMYREKFSALLVIRLAYQSLGVVYGDLGTSPLYVFYNTFPHGVNHPEDVIGALSLIIYSLTLVALLKYVFIVLRANDNGQGGTLALYSLLCRHANIKIIPNQHRTDEELTTYSRTTIHERSFAAKTQRWLERGFIKSIILILVLVGTCMVIGDGILTPAISVLSAAGGIRVNKPEIDSGVVVIVAVVILVGLFSVQHYGTDKVGWLFAPIVLVWFLLIGGIGIYNIWRFGGRVLKAFSPLYVYRYIRNGRKDSWLSLGGILLSITGTEALFADLANFPVSSVQIAFTLLVFPCLLLAYSGQAAYLVHNLHHSQDVFYRSIPEKIYWPVFVIATLAAIVASQATITATFSIIKQALAHGCFPRVKVVHTSKKFLGQIYIPDINWILMILCIAVTAGFKNQSQIGNAYGTAVVLVMLVTTLLMILVMILVWHCHWILVIVFTVLSLIVECTYFSAVLFKVDQGGWAPLAIAGVFLLVMYVWHYGTLKRYEFELHSKVSMAWILGLGPSLGLVRVPGVGLVYTELASGVPHIFSHFITNLPAIHSVVVFVCVKYLPVYTVPEEERFLVKRIGPKNYHIFRCVARYGYKDLHKKDDDFEKKLFHNLFMFVRLESMMEGCSDSEYSLCEPQTEQSRDFTLNNNGNTNSLSNGDLTISSVDSIVPARSPSHVNVTFQSSSHCTEGDGDEYEFLNNCREAGVVHILGNTVVVASRDSRFYKKIAVDYIYAFLRKICRENSVIFNIPHESLLNVGQVFYV; via the exons ATGACTTCGGAGTTGGAAATTGATGCAGAGAATGATAACAAAGGTAATATGTGGGATATGGATCAGAAACTTGACCAATCGATGGACGAGGAAGCGGGAAAGCTCAGAAATATGTATAGAGAAAAA TTTTCTGCACTGTTGGTTATACGGCTTGCATATCAGAGTCTCGGTGTAGTTTATGGAGATTTGGGAACTTCTCCATTATACGTTTTTTATAACACGTTTCCTCATGGAGTTAATCATCCAGAGGACGTGATTGGAGCTCTTTCGTTGATCATTTACTCACTTACGCTTGTGGCGCTGCTCAAATATGTTTTTATTGTGTTACGAGCAAACGACAATGGTCAAG GTGGAACACTGGCTCTTTATTCCTTGCTCTGCCGACATGCAAATATAAAAATCATTCCCAACCAGCATCGCACGGATGAAGAGTTAACGACATATAGCCGGACTACAATCCATGAAAGGTCGTTTGCTGCGAAAACCCAAAGATGGTTAGAGAGAGGATTTATTAAAAGTATCATTCTTATTCTTGTCCTTGTTGGTACCTGCATGGTCATTGGAGATGGTATTCTTACTCCGGCTATATCTG TTTTATCTGCTGCTGGTGGCATCAGAGTAAACAAACCTGAAATCGATAGCG GAGTAGTTGTGATTGTTGCGGTTGTAATATTAGTTGGGCTATTCAGCGTGCAACATTATGGTACAGATAAAGTTGGTTGGCTCTTTGCTCCAATTGTTCTGGTTTGGTTTCTGCTAATTGGAGGCATAGGTATATACAACATTTGGAGATTCGGTGGCAGAGTCCTAAAAGCCTTTTCGCCTCTCTATGTGTATCGCTATATAAGAAACGGAAGAAAAGATAGTTGGCTTTCCCTTGGCGGCATCTTGCTCAGCATAACCG GGACAGAAGCTCTTTTTGCCGACTTAGCCAATTTTCCAGTCTCATCGGTACAAATTGCGTTTACTCTTCTTGTGTTTCCTTGCCTTCTTTTAGCCTATTCTGGACAGGCGGCTTATCTGGTGCATAACTTGCATCATTCGCAAGATGTTTTTTATCGTTCTATTCCAG AAAAAATATATTGGCCTGTATTTGTTATTGCAACACTAGCAGCAATAGTTGCAAGCCAGGCCACAATAACAGCAACCTTTTCAATCATTAAGCAAGCCCTTGCTCATGGCTGTTTCCCAAGAGTCAAAGTTGTACATACATCGAAAAAGTTCCTTGGCCAGATATATATCCCGGATATCAATTGGATCCTTATGATTCTTTGCATTGCTGTTACTGCCGGCTTTAAAAATCAAAGTCAGATCGGAAATGCATATG GCACTGCAGTTGTGTTAGTCATGTTGGTTACAACACTGCTCATGATTTTGGTCATGATATTAGTTTGGCACTGTCATTGGATTCTTGTGATTGTGTTTACTGTCTTATCATTGATTGTGGAATGCACATACTTTTCTGCTGTACTCTTCAAAGTCGACCAAGGCGGTTGGGCCCCACTTGCAATTGCCGGAGTGTTTCTGCTTGTTATGTATGTTTGGCATTATGGTACGCTGAAGCGTTACGAGTTTGAATTGCATAGTAAAGTCTCAATGGCATGGATTCTTGGTCTCGGTCCCAGTTTAGGACTTGTTCGCGTCCCAGGAGTCGGCCTAGTCTACACAGAACTCGCAAGTGGAGTTCCCCAcatattttctcattttattACCAACCTACCAGCCATTCATTCTGTTGTTGTTTTCGTCTGTGTGAAATATCTTCCCGTCTACACCGTTCCGGAAGAAGAACGGTTCCTTGTCAAACGTATCGGACCAAAGAACTACCACATTTTTCGATGCGTGGCACGGTATGGATATAAAGACCTGCATAAGAAAGACGATGATTTTGAGAAGAAACTCTTTCACAACCTTTTCATGTTTGTTCGACTTGAATCCATGATGGAAGGTTGCTCGGATTCAGAATACAGTTTATGTGAACCACAAACCGAACAGTCGCGAGATTTCACATTGAATAACAACGGAAACACAAATTCATTGAGTAACGGGGATTTAACAATTTCATCTGTCGACTCAATAGTTCCTGCAAGATCGCCATCACATGTGAATGTTACTTTTCAATCCTCTAGCCATTGCACTGAGGGTGATGGGGATGAATATGAATTTTTAAACAACTGTAGAGAAGCTGGTGTTGTTCACATACTAGGAAACACAGTTGTGGTTGCTAGTAGAGATTCAAGATTCTACAAGAAAATAGCTGTTGATTATATATATGCATTTCTTAGAAAGATATGCAGGGAAAATAGTGTGATCTTCAATATTCCTCATGAGAGTCTTTTAAATGTTGGTCAAGTTTTCTATGTCTAG
- the LOC127137781 gene encoding potassium transporter 10 isoform X1 produces MTSELEIDAENDNKGNMWDMDQKLDQSMDEEAGKLRNMYREKKFSALLVIRLAYQSLGVVYGDLGTSPLYVFYNTFPHGVNHPEDVIGALSLIIYSLTLVALLKYVFIVLRANDNGQGGTLALYSLLCRHANIKIIPNQHRTDEELTTYSRTTIHERSFAAKTQRWLERGFIKSIILILVLVGTCMVIGDGILTPAISVLSAAGGIRVNKPEIDSGVVVIVAVVILVGLFSVQHYGTDKVGWLFAPIVLVWFLLIGGIGIYNIWRFGGRVLKAFSPLYVYRYIRNGRKDSWLSLGGILLSITGTEALFADLANFPVSSVQIAFTLLVFPCLLLAYSGQAAYLVHNLHHSQDVFYRSIPEKIYWPVFVIATLAAIVASQATITATFSIIKQALAHGCFPRVKVVHTSKKFLGQIYIPDINWILMILCIAVTAGFKNQSQIGNAYGTAVVLVMLVTTLLMILVMILVWHCHWILVIVFTVLSLIVECTYFSAVLFKVDQGGWAPLAIAGVFLLVMYVWHYGTLKRYEFELHSKVSMAWILGLGPSLGLVRVPGVGLVYTELASGVPHIFSHFITNLPAIHSVVVFVCVKYLPVYTVPEEERFLVKRIGPKNYHIFRCVARYGYKDLHKKDDDFEKKLFHNLFMFVRLESMMEGCSDSEYSLCEPQTEQSRDFTLNNNGNTNSLSNGDLTISSVDSIVPARSPSHVNVTFQSSSHCTEGDGDEYEFLNNCREAGVVHILGNTVVVASRDSRFYKKIAVDYIYAFLRKICRENSVIFNIPHESLLNVGQVFYV; encoded by the exons ATGACTTCGGAGTTGGAAATTGATGCAGAGAATGATAACAAAGGTAATATGTGGGATATGGATCAGAAACTTGACCAATCGATGGACGAGGAAGCGGGAAAGCTCAGAAATATGTATAGAGAAAAA AAGTTTTCTGCACTGTTGGTTATACGGCTTGCATATCAGAGTCTCGGTGTAGTTTATGGAGATTTGGGAACTTCTCCATTATACGTTTTTTATAACACGTTTCCTCATGGAGTTAATCATCCAGAGGACGTGATTGGAGCTCTTTCGTTGATCATTTACTCACTTACGCTTGTGGCGCTGCTCAAATATGTTTTTATTGTGTTACGAGCAAACGACAATGGTCAAG GTGGAACACTGGCTCTTTATTCCTTGCTCTGCCGACATGCAAATATAAAAATCATTCCCAACCAGCATCGCACGGATGAAGAGTTAACGACATATAGCCGGACTACAATCCATGAAAGGTCGTTTGCTGCGAAAACCCAAAGATGGTTAGAGAGAGGATTTATTAAAAGTATCATTCTTATTCTTGTCCTTGTTGGTACCTGCATGGTCATTGGAGATGGTATTCTTACTCCGGCTATATCTG TTTTATCTGCTGCTGGTGGCATCAGAGTAAACAAACCTGAAATCGATAGCG GAGTAGTTGTGATTGTTGCGGTTGTAATATTAGTTGGGCTATTCAGCGTGCAACATTATGGTACAGATAAAGTTGGTTGGCTCTTTGCTCCAATTGTTCTGGTTTGGTTTCTGCTAATTGGAGGCATAGGTATATACAACATTTGGAGATTCGGTGGCAGAGTCCTAAAAGCCTTTTCGCCTCTCTATGTGTATCGCTATATAAGAAACGGAAGAAAAGATAGTTGGCTTTCCCTTGGCGGCATCTTGCTCAGCATAACCG GGACAGAAGCTCTTTTTGCCGACTTAGCCAATTTTCCAGTCTCATCGGTACAAATTGCGTTTACTCTTCTTGTGTTTCCTTGCCTTCTTTTAGCCTATTCTGGACAGGCGGCTTATCTGGTGCATAACTTGCATCATTCGCAAGATGTTTTTTATCGTTCTATTCCAG AAAAAATATATTGGCCTGTATTTGTTATTGCAACACTAGCAGCAATAGTTGCAAGCCAGGCCACAATAACAGCAACCTTTTCAATCATTAAGCAAGCCCTTGCTCATGGCTGTTTCCCAAGAGTCAAAGTTGTACATACATCGAAAAAGTTCCTTGGCCAGATATATATCCCGGATATCAATTGGATCCTTATGATTCTTTGCATTGCTGTTACTGCCGGCTTTAAAAATCAAAGTCAGATCGGAAATGCATATG GCACTGCAGTTGTGTTAGTCATGTTGGTTACAACACTGCTCATGATTTTGGTCATGATATTAGTTTGGCACTGTCATTGGATTCTTGTGATTGTGTTTACTGTCTTATCATTGATTGTGGAATGCACATACTTTTCTGCTGTACTCTTCAAAGTCGACCAAGGCGGTTGGGCCCCACTTGCAATTGCCGGAGTGTTTCTGCTTGTTATGTATGTTTGGCATTATGGTACGCTGAAGCGTTACGAGTTTGAATTGCATAGTAAAGTCTCAATGGCATGGATTCTTGGTCTCGGTCCCAGTTTAGGACTTGTTCGCGTCCCAGGAGTCGGCCTAGTCTACACAGAACTCGCAAGTGGAGTTCCCCAcatattttctcattttattACCAACCTACCAGCCATTCATTCTGTTGTTGTTTTCGTCTGTGTGAAATATCTTCCCGTCTACACCGTTCCGGAAGAAGAACGGTTCCTTGTCAAACGTATCGGACCAAAGAACTACCACATTTTTCGATGCGTGGCACGGTATGGATATAAAGACCTGCATAAGAAAGACGATGATTTTGAGAAGAAACTCTTTCACAACCTTTTCATGTTTGTTCGACTTGAATCCATGATGGAAGGTTGCTCGGATTCAGAATACAGTTTATGTGAACCACAAACCGAACAGTCGCGAGATTTCACATTGAATAACAACGGAAACACAAATTCATTGAGTAACGGGGATTTAACAATTTCATCTGTCGACTCAATAGTTCCTGCAAGATCGCCATCACATGTGAATGTTACTTTTCAATCCTCTAGCCATTGCACTGAGGGTGATGGGGATGAATATGAATTTTTAAACAACTGTAGAGAAGCTGGTGTTGTTCACATACTAGGAAACACAGTTGTGGTTGCTAGTAGAGATTCAAGATTCTACAAGAAAATAGCTGTTGATTATATATATGCATTTCTTAGAAAGATATGCAGGGAAAATAGTGTGATCTTCAATATTCCTCATGAGAGTCTTTTAAATGTTGGTCAAGTTTTCTATGTCTAG